Sequence from the Muntiacus reevesi chromosome 9, mMunRee1.1, whole genome shotgun sequence genome:
TCAGCTCTCATTGACAAGATGCCTGTATGAGGAAGGAAAACTGGGGTGGGGATGGCAAATGAGGATTGAAGACAATTATAGGATACAGAATTAGGGTATGATTAACTCAATTTAGTcccttaaaaatgaaaagtgggTTACATGCATGTTCATAATTTGTATTCCTTCTGAGTCTTTAGAACCACTCTAGGACATGTTTAAAGAGTTTTGTCTTTATCCTCAGTCATAAACTTGGGCAGAAGTCATGGTGGAAAATAGTGACTGTTGAAGTAATTTATGGATGATTAAAGGTTTTACCCAATGAATGATAAACTGAAATCTAGATATTTGAGTGTGCAATAATTAAGAATAGAAAAGCATGTGAATTGCATTTAAAAGAGTGTTTCCTCAATAGGGAAATCAAAAATAATTAACGAAGACTACTGGCTTCATTTCATGTTCTTAGACGCTTTGGGAATAATCAAGAAATTGCATTCAAGTTCCTGGGGGACTGTCTCAAAGGGGAGGGACATTCATAAATTGTTCTGACTGCAGTCAGACTACTAACCGCATGGTGGAACAAGAAGGCATTCCTTGTTTTAGGTGAGAGGATGGCTGACTACTAGATTAGCTCCAGGGACAATTCTTGATTTCTATCTTCAGTTTAAAATTATAGATGAATTTAGTCACTGATGCCAGACCCAATACATTAGTCCATGAATAATAGTCTCATCATAACTGATTTATGGAGAAGTGATATATTTTACTACTCcattattatattctttggaaataGTAAACAATCCTTTTTTATATTTGCTATTAACTCTATACTGGGATTCTAAAACCATAAACATTCTGAAGGGGGTGTAGGTATTTTTTGAAAGCGGCACCTAAAATGCAGTTTATGCAAAGATACTGATTACAGGCCAGGCTTTCTGATACTAAAGAACCGTCTATGCCTCAGATGGTAACAGTTTCTGATAGAACTTTCAGTTATACAGTAAGacaatattattactattattatggcTCCATAGAGTTTTAtttgtgctatatatatatttgttgcctCTTTCTGTTAACATCATATGAGGCGGTGATGGTCAGAGTGTAAGTTTCAAGAGAAGACTCTGAGGCAAGGAGCTGGACCTTTAATGTTTATTTGGTAGAGGATTTTAGGAAGCAAAAATGAGGGATAAGGAACAAGAGACTCCCCTGATTAGGGAGAAAGCTAACAAAGTAcgcaataaagaaaaattactgcCGCATGCAACTAAATTTCAATTACTTAAGATATTTTAGCTTCCTGCATAAAAGAGGGCTAGAAAAGTTTGAGTTTTTATCCACTGAGTCCTGTCACTTATTAGTTTAATATTTCTCTTAACACACTAGATCTCAGGACCTTACAAACTGCTGTGGGTGGGGTCCAAGCAAGATCCCTTTGCCCTCAGGAAATGAAGTCAAACACTAGAGATGGGAAGCAACCAGCATGTCAGAAAACAATCGATCTTGGCTGTAGgtcaagtcagaaagaaaaagacagtgtCAGTCAagcaatcacgtctgactctttgccaccccatggattataactcaccaggctcctctctccatggaattctccaggtgtgaacactggagtgcacagccattcccttctccagggcacctccccatccagggatcgacccagggtctcccgcattgcaggcagattctgtacggtctgagccaccagagaagcccaggtcaATTCAGAGGTGACCTCAAACACACAGTATGGAAGACAGCTGTGTCTGCTACAGTGATATTTGCAGTTAAGTCGATGGAAAAGGCAAAGTAATAcagaatacacttttaaaaacattttctgagaAGCTGCAATTGGTTCCTCTTTTACTCCTTCTCTGGGTCATTCTTCATCAATATTATGCTGAGGAATCACATTGACATCTTTAGAATTTGCCTTCAAAGTCACGGTTCCTTCATGGGCTCCCACCACACCCACAGGCAGAAGGACCTGGGGATGCCAAAAAGGTCAACCGCTTCTGCCCTTTGTCTTAAGAGGCATTCAGGAAAAATCAGTTCCTATACAGAGATGAAGCTGttaatttattctttcttgtTTGCAAGTATTCTCTCCTTGCACAGATGTCAGAAAATTCTACTAACATGGAGTGTGTGGGCTACACTTTTAAACCCATGCAACAGGAAGGAGACTTTTGCTTGACCCTGGTTTCCAAACTAGACTTTTTTACTTAGGGTACTATGTCCTCCACACCACCATGATAGGAGGTTTTTGACCCTATCACCTTTGtatcaaatttaattttatatgggTAATGAGGCTGAAGGCTTGGAAGCATTATATATATAGTGCAGCAAAACTGAGTCTAAAATCAATACCAATAAGAGTCAAGAAATATCAATCTTTGGAAGATTTCTTAATCTAGTGCATTCATTATAGTTTTAGTATTTGTGAATTTGCCACACCTTAAACACTTCATAATCTAGCCTAGTGTATTGCCTCTTCACTCTCATTAATCTAAATGCCTTAAGAGAAGCTTTCCTCTTGATCTCTTGTGTTTTGTGTTGCAAACTGCACACATCGGAATTGAATAGGAAGAATTATTTTTTGAAGGATGAGAAGAAGAGGGCAGAAGACCTCCCTACATCTCTCCACAGCTCCCAGACACATAGCACAAGTAAAACACAAACTGTGTTACTCAGCTGATAGAATTTCTGCATGTTTGAGAATCTAGCATCATGCGATATAATTATAATGAAGTGGTACAGTTTTAAGTAATCTTCATGGATTATAAAAAGCCACATAATAGTGGTTTAGCAATTGACACTGAATTCCATATTTGGTGAGTATAATACTGGACATCTTAAGTTATAAAATTTTGGTGTTTGCTAAGGAGGATTTGCCATGTGCACTATCTGACAAATTCCAAAGATGTAATTAGAAGACATTCAGACTGATTTTATGACCTTTACTAGTGCTCCATAATTGCTGTTAGTGCTCCCTGATTGAGAAAATATGgtgtattttacaaaataaggAAAGGGAAGATAAGGACTTTTGGCCTTATTAGCTGTATTGAATGAGAAAGTATTGTTGTCCtttcatagttttaaaataatggtgTAAATATTTCTGCCGATGTTAACTCACCTAAAGACTGCTGACCCTGACCTACTTTAAGACTCATTCAAGATTCTTCTTTTTTATCCTCCTTAGTTTTTTCTGTCTGCCCTTTGAAGGAGAATATTCTCAATCTGACCAACCCATGTATCTGAGTTAAGACTGTTTGCAAAGTTTTAGAATGCATAGCTAAGACTGGGTGTTTGAGTTTGCATAAGATAATAATTAATGGGTTTTGCATCCATTCATTCCCCAAGTCCTGGTGAAACTCTGAAGTTTGTGCTTCTATCAGAGAAAGGTCAGTCTTATTGCTcaaatttcctgtttctttttccagttggtgCTTTGATTCTTCGGTAGGGATGATGTGGGGAGAATCAGATGAAAgtatataatgataataataagatGAGAGCTTCTTGTTACATAGAGAAGTGAATATTCCTCTGATTATACCTGAGGACACTCTAACCACAAATAAACCATCCTGCTCTTTAATTTATCACATGAAGACCCAGACACATTAAGATTGAGTGTCAAATTCACAATTAGGAAGTCAAACTCCTCCAAGTCATAAACATGCCCATGAATTGAAAGCTTGTCTTGTTTTCAATACCATAGGACTTTATCTCAAACTGCtttaataaagataatttttaaatgaaaaaacaaatcaacTCAGTTGAGTTTCAGAACTCCAAGGATTTGTAAAGTACAACATAATTTGGATGAAAAGCTTTGCCACAATACACAAGCTTCTGTGGAAAAATTCTTTTCCTTGAGTAAAACTGCTGTAGCTAAAAGCCCTAGATTCTCCGCTCTTTCTTGTCTCGTTGTTGCTAATGAATGTCTGCTTTTCACCTTTTTCGTAAGCAATTTGTTAATATTGTGAATAGATTTTTAGAAAGAATGAATTGTATGAGGCAGATTTCATCTCCCAAGTTAAGCAAATTTGTGTTTGGTTTTCTTGACATTTGCATTTGCTTAGTGACAGCCGGAAGCTCTAGCGTTTAACTCCTGTTGCTCAGCCCCTGAGTCACGTCTGCTCTCCGCAACCCCGAGGGCTGcagcaggctgctctgtccttcacCGCCTCCCGCGGTTTGCTCAGATCCGCTACGCTGAGTAGGTGCTGCCGTCTCTCCATCCTGTCTGTTGCTGCCCCTTCTCTTTGGCCTTCaatcctccccagcatcagggtctttcctgatgagtcggctcttcgcatcaggtggccaaaatattggagcttcagtttcagcactgtgagtttaaaatttttcttttaatacaaaGTTCTTGACCAGTCTGTGACTGATTTTTATATGGATGAGCTGAAGATTCAATTTCACCATTTTCTATGGAGATAATCAATTTAGTACAATTTCTTACAAAATGgatattggaatgaaaataaCGTTTGAATATGTGGAGTTACACTGAAGAGAAGTAAATCAAAGTCTATCAAATAAGTTACTAATAGTTTTCTTCAGAGACTGGAACTGAACttccaaaggaaagaaaggacTGTTACTTTGTATTataattctttctaaaatttgatacatttttaacaattttatgtatttcaactgaaaaatatttttgaaaaaaaaatcaggtttccCTTTCGGCCCAAATGTTTATAATGATATTTTGCTAACAGAGCCATAAAGGAGTTGTGTATATTTTGCAATGAGAACCAGTAcatgagacaaaaaataaaatgactactATATATCTTAGGTTAtgatgctggtgctggtggtgtagctgtgtctgactctttgcaactacatagactgtagtctgcgaggctcctctgtccatgggatttcccaggcaaggagagtggagtgggttgccatttccttctccaggagatcttccaggaccaaaccgcctctcctgcattgcaggcagattctgtatcactgagccaccagggaactccatcTTACCTTATGATGGTTTCTAAATTTGGTTCCAGGTTCAGTGATGGAGCTGAGTCTTGTTTTATATCACTCCATCAAAAATAATTAGATTCGTCTTACACATAATGGTTTTGCATACTAAACTTTTATCAGGTGGTATCTTCTGAACCCCACTGTCTATTCTTATAGTTCTTCCCACAGTTACTTTCCTTGATGGCCTGGACGGACAAACAAAATCAAACGATGCCTGCTGAATTCATCCTCACGGGAATCACAGACCGGCCTGAGCTGCAGGCTCCCTTCTTTGTGCTGTTCCTCACCATCTATGTAGTGTCGGCGGTGGGAAACTTGGGCATGATCGTTCTCACCAAGGTGGACTCCAAGCTACAgacacccatgtacttctttctcagaaACCTGGCTTTCATCGATCTGGGCTATTCCACATCTGTGGGACCCAAAGCGCTGGTAAATTTCGTAGCTGATCAAAACACAATCTCTTACCACTGGTGTGCTACACAGCTGACTTTCTTCATCTTGTTCATCATCAGTGAACTCTTCATCCTGTCGGCAATGGCCTATGACCgttacgtggccatctgcaacccTCTGCTCTACACAGTAGTGATGTCACCGAGAGTATGCTGGGTGCTGGTCGCCGTCCCCTATGTTTACAGCACCTCCGTTTCTCTGATAACTACCATCAAGATATTTCTTTCATCCTTCTGTGGCCATAACATCATCAGTCATTTCTACTGTGACAGTCTCCCCTTGCTAACTTTGCTGTGCTCAGATACATGGGAAATTGAGCTGTTCATACTGGTCTGTTCCGTGTTTAATTTGGTTTCATCTCTCCTGATAGTCCTTGTGTCTTACATACTGATCCTTAAGGCCATCCTAAAAATGAACACTGCACAGGGCAGGCAGAAGGCTTTCTCCACCTGTGGCTCTCACCTGGCAGTGGTAGTTGTACTATATGTCACGCTAGCCTTTATGTACATGCAGCCCAAGGCCAGCCACTCTTTTGATACTGACAAAATGGCCTCTGTATTTTTCACTTTGGTCATACCCATGCTGAACCCTATGATCTACAGCTTGAGGAACAAGGAAGTAAAAGGTGCTCTGCATAGGGTGTGGAAAAATCTCTGCAAAATCCccatataaaagtaaatataaaaggcATGCACAATAAATTAGATTATATGCAACTGTTTATTTTATGTGACAAATTACTCAAAAACAATAATGTATGAAAAGCATGCAAACTAAAAATGGTTTTTCTTGTGTCAACAGTAGATGTTCAAGTTGTGATCATTCTTCTGGTGTCAACTTTGGCTTAACCTCAAGTTTCAGTGCAAGACACTCAAGTCCAGATCACTGTTCTCACTTTGCCAAGTATTTATGTTTCAATTGAaaggaagcctttttttttttttttttaaactatatctatcattaaatattttttaaagacattcttgtgtcttttaataaaatgtttttgtgtgtatgtattcgCAATATGtcaaccgagaacttccagatgttcaagttggttttagaaaaggcagaggaaccagagatcaaattgccaatatccgctggatcatcgaagaagcaagagagttccagaaaaacatctatttctgctttattgactacactaaaggcttagactgtgtggatcacaataaactgtggaaaattctgaaagagatgtgaataccagaccacttgacctgcctcttgagaaaccagtatgcaggtcaggaagcaagagttagaactggacatggaccaacagactggttccaaataggaaaaggagtacgtcaaggctgtatattgtcacactgcttgtttaacttatatgcagagtacatcatgagaaatgctgggctggaggaagcacaagctggaatcaagattgccaggagaaatagcaataaccttggatatgcagatgacaccatccttatggcagagtgaagaggaactaaaaatcctcttgatgaaagtgaaggaggagagtgaaaaagttggcttaaagctcaacattcagaaaactaagatcatggcatctggtcccatcacctcatgggaaatagatgtggagacagtggaaacggtgactgactttattttggggggctccaaaatcactgtagatggtgattgcagccatgaaattaaaagccacttactccttggaaggaaagttatgaccaacctggatagcatattaaaaagcagacacattactttgccaacaaaggtctgtctggtcaaggctatggtttttccagtggtcatgtatggatgtgagagttggacagtgaagaaagctgagcaccaaaaaattgatgcttttgaactgtggtattggagaagactcttgagagtcccttggactgcaaggagatccaaccagtccttcctgaagatcagtcctgggtgttcattggaaggactgatgctgaagctgaaactccaatactttggccacctcatgcaaagagttgattcattggaaaagaccgtgattctgggaaagattgatggcatggggagaaggggatgacagaggatgagatggcttgatggcatccccgactcaatggacatgagtttgagtaaactccaggagtttgtgatggacagggaggcctggcgtgctgcgactcatggggttgcaaagagtcggacacgactgagcgactgaactgaactgaaactgattaCACAACTTTTAAATACTAGTGCCCATCACACTGGCATCCTGACAAGTAGAAGATGGCAGTTAGTATTCTTTTACTGGCTAGTACAACAATGAGCAATACATCAAAAATATTTGCCTTAATGAAACATTAGCTATATCCCCTTTATGGTTGCTGCCATCTCAAATTTCTGTCAAATtatgaaacaaacatttttaagcttggggaa
This genomic interval carries:
- the LOC136175524 gene encoding olfactory receptor 8K3-like, whose translation is MVTGFEDSNTGIFVRKRLLMTEDRRLCELFVDRFSVGGCSSRPGGPQALSPLSALSHLHLYCARGCFHSHFYGNEIFFPQLLSLMAWTDKQNQTMPAEFILTGITDRPELQAPFFVLFLTIYVVSAVGNLGMIVLTKVDSKLQTPMYFFLRNLAFIDLGYSTSVGPKALVNFVADQNTISYHWCATQLTFFILFIISELFILSAMAYDRYVAICNPLLYTVVMSPRVCWVLVAVPYVYSTSVSLITTIKIFLSSFCGHNIISHFYCDSLPLLTLLCSDTWEIELFILVCSVFNLVSSLLIVLVSYILILKAILKMNTAQGRQKAFSTCGSHLAVVVVLYVTLAFMYMQPKASHSFDTDKMASVFFTLVIPMLNPMIYSLRNKEVKGALHRTLQKLYQ